In Paenibacillus protaetiae, the genomic stretch CAATGGTTGTAGCAGGCGCGGAAGGCCCGCTGGATCAAGCGCTGAACCAAGGCGGCATGAAGCCTGAGGATGTATTGACGTACCCGATGCCGGCAGCTGAAAAAGGCGGCAAGCATTACGGTATTTTGGGCGGGGACTATCTGGTCATCAACCCGAATGCATCCAAAGAAGAGCAAGAAGCGGCATTTAACTACATCACGTTTGACTACTTCTCCGACAGCTGGCTGGAATCGGTAGAAAAAGATATTCAAGCCCGCAAAGCGGAAGGCAAATACTACATTCCGCCTCAAATGAACTACTACAAAGACGATTCGGAATACGGCAAAAAAGCGCAAGCGATTTTTGACAAATACGACAACGTCTACAAATATGATGCTGAATCCAACGCTTTGCTGGACGGCAAACCGGAAGCGCAATACAGCACGCAAGAGTTTTACGGCGAAATGACGAATATCATTCAAGAAATTTTCTCGAAGAAAAACGTCGACTACAAAGCGAAGCTGGATACAGCGGCACAAACGATGCAAACGAAATATTATGACCAAATCGGCAAATAATGCCGATCTGGCCCAAGAAGCCCGGGGAATGATCCCCGGGCTTCTTGGTGTTATCATTCCATCATTTAGCCGCCAAAGGAGGAAGACCATGAACAAGGGCGGGCGTCCCCCTGATTAGGCTGAAATTGTAAAGGATGGAACGGATAATCGATAAAACGATTAGAATTTTTTAGTAATCGGCCGCTGTTGCCGGAGGCCGTGCTACAATCAGTCTCGTCCAAAATTTGAAGAGAAGGAGACTGAAACTGAATATGATGCGAAAATGGGTTTTGATGATGATGACAGCGCTGCTTTTGTCGGCGGCTGCGCTACATAACAAGGTGGAAGCCGCTTCGCTCAAAATAGGAGCGCAAGGCGACGCTGTGAAGGATTTGCAATACAGGCTCGCTATTTTGAACTATTACACGAATCCAATTGTTCCGACTTACGATAACAATACAGCCGCAGCGGTTAAGAAGTTTCAGAAAGGAGCGGGGCTGGCCGCTGACGGTGTAGCGGGCCAGCTAACGATTCATGCGCTGCATAAAGTATCCGCAAGCAAAGCGGATGTGACCAAAATCGCGAGGGTTATCTATGCCGAAGGCAGAGGAGAACCGTACCAAGGACAGATTGCCATCGGCGCCGTCATTATGAACCGGGTGAAGGCGCCGTCTTTCCCGAAGACGGTGAACGACGTTATTTTTGCGCCTAATGCTTTCTCCGTTGTAGCGGGCGGCCAGTATTGGCTTATTCCCGACAATACCGCGATCAAAGCGGCTAAAGCGGCAGCGACGGGCAGCGATCCGTCGAAGGACGCCTTTTATTTCTACAATGGCAGCGCCACCTCGGACTGGATGCTGTCGCGGCCGGTAACGGTTAAGATCGGCCATCATGTCTTTGCAAAATAAATAAGTCTATGATCCGGATTAACGTACCTGTAAAGTGCTACAAGGCGTTTTTGCCGATATAATAAGGAAAGAAACGTTTCGCAGAAGGGGACGACTTTACCTTTATGAATAAAGTAATGTTAACCGGCGGCGGTTCGGCCGGCCATGTCACCGTCAATTTGGCGCTTATCCCGCGGTTTCGCAAGGAAGGCTGGTCGGTTGACTATATCGGCTCCGAGAACGGCATCGAGAAGCAGCTCGTTGCGCCGCACGAGGATGTGGCGTATCACAGCATTTCGACCGGCAAGCTGCGCCGTTATCTGGACATTCAGAACATGAAGGACCCGTTTAAAGTGGCGAAGGGCGTATTTCAGGCTTACCGGATTATCCGCAGGCGAAAGCCTGATGTGGTGTTTTCCAAAGGCGGTTTTGTATCGGTGCCTGTTGTTGTCGGGGCATGGATGAACCGGGTTCCGGTCATCATCCATGAATCGGATTTGACACCGGGCCTTGCCAATCGGCTGGCTATCCCGTTCGCCCGCGCGG encodes the following:
- a CDS encoding cell wall hydrolase; this translates as MMRKWVLMMMTALLLSAAALHNKVEAASLKIGAQGDAVKDLQYRLAILNYYTNPIVPTYDNNTAAAVKKFQKGAGLAADGVAGQLTIHALHKVSASKADVTKIARVIYAEGRGEPYQGQIAIGAVIMNRVKAPSFPKTVNDVIFAPNAFSVVAGGQYWLIPDNTAIKAAKAAATGSDPSKDAFYFYNGSATSDWMLSRPVTVKIGHHVFAK